The Desulfomonile tiedjei genome includes a region encoding these proteins:
- the guaA gene encoding glutamine-hydrolyzing GMP synthase has translation MARTETPTQGTNIEWHSKQGNCGGLAGRGIAQSSFPGKIPLFTQQRRAARPPRQRQEVGEVTAPPYVLIVDFGGQYTQLIARRIREAGVYCEIHPFNRAMEVVEQKKPAGIILSGGPASIYDENSPQLDSRILQQDVPVLGICYGLQAIAHVLGGKVEPAQREREYGRTHLASVLADSVLLDGVREGAQVWMSHGDKVVLPPAGFQISSRTAETAVASFESEDHRITGVQFHPEVVHTPEGSRILKNFLFQIACIKPEWSMASFVGTVTAEVRALVGKDHVVAALSGGVDSSVMVALLHKALSDQLHPIFVNNGLLRKGEVHEVLSTFQDHLGIKLDYVDASDRFLSKLRGVTDPERKRKIIGEEFIRVFEEESSKFPDVKFLAQGTLYPDVIESVSFKGGPSATIKSHHNVGGLPDRMHLKLIEPLRELFKDEVRELGMELGVPESIVWRHPFPGPGLAVRILGEVTPERVALLQEADAIAMEEIRKAGLYRDIWQAFVVLLPVRSVGVMGDERTYEHVAALRAVEATDGMTADWFPIPHEVLGAISNRIIREVRGINRVVYDISSKPPSTIEWE, from the coding sequence ATGGCCAGAACCGAAACGCCGACTCAGGGCACCAACATAGAGTGGCATTCAAAACAAGGAAATTGTGGGGGGCTCGCGGGACGCGGGATTGCACAAAGCAGTTTCCCTGGTAAAATACCCCTTTTCACTCAACAGCGGCGCGCGGCTCGGCCACCGCGCCAGCGCCAGGAGGTAGGCGAGGTGACTGCTCCCCCATACGTTTTGATCGTCGATTTTGGCGGCCAATACACCCAGCTTATTGCGCGACGCATTCGGGAAGCCGGCGTTTACTGCGAGATTCACCCCTTTAATCGAGCTATGGAGGTTGTCGAGCAAAAGAAGCCGGCTGGAATTATACTGTCCGGCGGACCAGCAAGCATCTACGACGAGAACTCGCCCCAGCTCGACAGTCGGATTCTTCAACAAGATGTGCCCGTTCTGGGGATCTGTTATGGCCTGCAGGCGATAGCTCACGTCCTCGGAGGGAAGGTGGAGCCGGCGCAGCGGGAACGAGAGTATGGGCGGACCCACCTAGCAAGTGTCCTGGCGGATTCGGTCCTCCTTGACGGAGTTCGCGAAGGGGCACAGGTGTGGATGAGCCACGGAGACAAGGTTGTTCTTCCGCCCGCGGGCTTTCAGATATCTTCACGGACTGCGGAGACCGCGGTGGCTTCCTTTGAAAGCGAAGACCACCGTATTACGGGGGTGCAGTTTCATCCGGAGGTAGTGCATACGCCTGAAGGTTCAAGGATTTTAAAGAATTTTCTGTTTCAGATCGCATGCATCAAGCCAGAGTGGTCAATGGCGTCTTTTGTCGGCACGGTGACTGCCGAAGTGAGAGCCCTGGTAGGCAAGGACCATGTCGTGGCCGCGCTGTCCGGCGGAGTAGATTCATCGGTCATGGTGGCCCTGTTGCACAAAGCCTTGTCGGACCAACTTCATCCCATCTTCGTCAACAACGGGCTTCTGAGAAAGGGAGAGGTGCATGAAGTATTGTCCACCTTTCAGGATCATCTCGGCATCAAATTGGATTATGTGGACGCTTCCGATCGATTCCTAAGCAAACTTCGCGGGGTGACTGATCCGGAACGCAAAAGAAAGATCATTGGAGAGGAGTTCATCAGGGTTTTCGAGGAAGAGTCCTCAAAGTTCCCTGATGTCAAATTTTTGGCACAGGGCACACTCTATCCGGACGTTATAGAAAGCGTTTCGTTCAAGGGCGGTCCGTCCGCTACGATAAAAAGCCACCACAACGTTGGAGGCCTGCCCGACAGAATGCACCTCAAGCTAATAGAACCCCTGAGAGAACTCTTTAAAGACGAGGTCAGGGAGCTGGGTATGGAGTTGGGGGTCCCCGAAAGCATAGTGTGGAGGCACCCGTTCCCCGGACCCGGACTGGCCGTCAGGATCCTCGGGGAAGTCACACCCGAAAGGGTAGCGCTACTGCAAGAGGCGGACGCGATCGCAATGGAGGAAATCCGCAAGGCCGGTCTGTACCGCGATATTTGGCAGGCATTTGTGGTCCTGCTACCCGTCCGCTCAGTGGGGGTCATGGGAGATGAGCGCACCTATGAGCATGTCGCTGCGCTTAGAGCTGTGGAGGCAACTGATGGGATGACCGCGGACTGGTTTCCCATACCGCATGAAGTGCTGGGTGCGATTTCAAACCGCATAATCAGGGAGGTGCGTGGCATCAACCGAGTGGTCTACGACATATCGTCGAAGCCTCCCAGCACCATCGAATGGGAGTAA
- the leuC gene encoding 3-isopropylmalate dehydratase large subunit: MGMTITEKILADHADLELVRPGDLIQTRVDIALANDITLPLALKPFQEAGGKRVFDREKVVVVLDHFNPAKDIESAMMHIKSRAFAEEMGLVHFYDVGTMGIEHVLLPEQGLVVPGDLVVGADSHTCTYGALAAFSTGVGSTDFAAAMLTGTCWFKVPESMRFVLKGKPGPWVGGKDVILHIIGQIGVDGALYRAMEFAGEGVGHLTMSDRFTVTNMAIEAGAKNGIFPFDEATASFADSHGSRPYKVYESDRDAEYAEALEIDLSSLEPVVALPFLPENVRPISDVKGMKVDQVVIGSCTNGRIEDLRIAASILKGNKVAKGVRLIVIPGTPTIMMQAISEGIVEEMIKAGGAVSTPTCGPCLGGYMGILARGERAVSTTNRNFVGRMGHPESEVILSSPAVAAASALAGCLADPRDVAQ; encoded by the coding sequence ATGGGAATGACTATCACTGAGAAAATTCTAGCGGACCACGCGGACCTGGAACTGGTAAGGCCCGGTGATCTGATACAAACACGCGTGGACATAGCCTTGGCCAATGACATTACACTCCCCTTGGCGCTGAAACCTTTTCAGGAAGCCGGCGGCAAGCGCGTATTCGACCGGGAAAAAGTCGTCGTAGTCCTTGACCATTTCAATCCTGCCAAAGACATCGAGTCGGCCATGATGCATATCAAATCGCGGGCTTTCGCCGAGGAAATGGGCCTTGTCCATTTCTACGATGTGGGCACCATGGGGATCGAACACGTGCTGCTCCCTGAACAAGGCCTCGTGGTTCCGGGCGACCTCGTGGTTGGCGCTGACAGTCACACGTGTACCTATGGCGCGCTGGCTGCTTTCTCCACAGGCGTAGGGAGTACGGACTTTGCTGCGGCTATGCTTACAGGGACGTGCTGGTTCAAGGTTCCCGAGTCCATGCGCTTTGTGCTGAAAGGTAAGCCCGGCCCTTGGGTCGGAGGGAAGGACGTGATCCTCCACATCATAGGTCAGATCGGCGTGGACGGCGCCCTGTATAGGGCCATGGAGTTTGCCGGGGAGGGGGTCGGCCACCTGACCATGTCTGATAGGTTTACAGTCACCAATATGGCGATAGAAGCCGGAGCGAAAAACGGTATCTTCCCCTTTGACGAGGCCACCGCATCATTTGCCGATTCTCACGGCTCGCGCCCGTACAAGGTTTATGAGTCCGATCGGGATGCGGAATATGCGGAGGCGCTGGAAATAGACCTGAGTTCCCTGGAGCCGGTAGTGGCCCTGCCATTTCTACCTGAGAACGTGCGGCCGATATCCGATGTTAAGGGAATGAAGGTGGACCAGGTCGTGATAGGATCTTGTACCAACGGCAGGATAGAAGATCTTCGAATCGCCGCTTCCATACTTAAGGGTAACAAGGTAGCCAAAGGGGTGCGATTAATCGTGATTCCGGGCACACCCACGATAATGATGCAAGCGATCTCCGAGGGGATTGTGGAAGAGATGATCAAGGCGGGCGGAGCTGTTTCTACGCCCACGTGCGGGCCGTGTCTTGGGGGTTACATGGGCATTTTGGCTCGTGGAGAGCGCGCAGTATCAACGACCAATCGGAATTTTGTCGGTCGTATGGGGCACCCCGAGAGCGAAGTTATTTTGTCTTCGCCCGCGGTAGCTGCCGCCAGCGCCTTGGCTGGATGCCTGGCCGACCCGAGGGATGTGGCGCAGTGA